The genomic window GCTGAGCAGCAGTTGAATGAGATCCTGTCGCTGGAGAGTATCCCAGAACCCgtaccctcccccccaaaccagGCATTCGCTGAGTATAGttgaacagagagctcagaggcaactGTCTCATACCAGTCACAGTCGGATGCAGCAGGAGAAATTAGATGAACAGGAAAGTAacggagaaggggggtggaactTCACTCAAGGCAACATTAGGTGCATCTTGAATTCTTCTCTGCAAATTGTATTATAAGCAgaactgaaaaagcttgctgtttCTCTATCTCGCAGCCTTCTTGGGAATCGACCACAGCTGCCGACAGTACCCTGACTTCATTCCCTGCTTGTCCCCGATGTGGCTCTTCACCCATCCCTTCTTccatggcagggagggggggggattttgtATATTCCGCGTTAAAGTACAGAGCTGgtctcaaaatatctgaaaaGGTTTTTCCCCAAAAATGGTTTGTGGATAAACCAAAGATGACCCTGTGTGACACATTTTATCAACAAactgttaaaacaaaaaactttaaTGAAAAAATTGCACCCTCAAATATGTTACAAAACACCCACCATTATTTCCATAATAGCTTTCTAAAATATTATGTGTTGTtggttttataatatttttaatatattgtctCATTTCAACATTAACATTTCTGCCAACACCGTTATTGGTATAACGTTTGCAATGGCTTTCTAGACAGATGTGAATTCACTCCACAAACGTACAAATATTGCATTTCAATGGCTTTAGAGGATTGGGTTGTGATTGTACACCCAAGGTTACCCTGTACACCCAAGGTTACTTTGAGAGAAAATCTGAGATATTCAAAATACCAGCACTGCTTCCATGCATTTCTTTAGCATGGTATGATAACATTTCATTCCACTGTACAGATTTCTCCCATTTACATAGGATAGGACTTCTGTCCTGAACAACAAAGAGACTCTCAACATACTGTGAAAGTATAAACAAAGATTTTCATATGTGAATATTTCCCTTTGAGATGAACTGAATCAATGCTTACAGAGTCAAATATATGTTATATAATAGTGCTCATCATACCCATCATACCCTTTTAAAACTTTCTGCATTGTTCGCTTCTGTGATCTAGAGTGGTTTTCATTCCTCTGTTCATTATGATGGAGAGATTCTTGAACTCTTTCTTCTAACCTTGTTGCTTAGCACAAACCTGTAATACACACCCATGCCAACAGCAGCAGTCACTGTGGAAAGGACCAACACACTTCCGACAATACTACCTACAATGACACCATtccagttttttgaaattggcccaCTGTCAATGCTGCCCCCATGTCCTTTCTTTTGACAGTCAGGAGGGGCCCAACCATAAGAACAATGGCAGTGTTTGTAGTTGTTGCATATTCCCCTATTATTGCACTTTTTGAAGTTACAATCATACTGCAAGAGGGAAACGTTCTTGCATTCCCTACTAATACACATCATGCCAGTGCCACAAGGTGTACCGTCTTCCACTGCTCCAAGGTCAGCTACCTCCATTCCACTGTGGTAGTCGGTAGCCCAGCAGTTACTTTTGCCAATGGTGGTTTGAATGATGGTTTGGTGTTCCTCCAAGGTAGGTACACTATGGATATTACTACACTGCATTCGGCCACATAGAATATTTTCAGCATTGCATTTCTTAAAAATACCATGTTCAAGGCCACAATTGCCAAAGCGATCACCTTGAACATTCAGTCCTCTGAAACAATCCTCTGAAGCTCGTACGGTTTTCTTGCCAAATATCTTTTTGCACTGCCCATTGGGAGTAGTACAACGACCATGATAGCAATAGACTCCATCACCGCAAGGGGCACCATCTTGTACATAAACATCTTCCGGACATTGGTCCGAAGTCCCAGTGCAAAACTCAGGCAGGTCACAGATGCCAATACTCTTTCTGCAAATGGATCCAGCAGGACGGTACTTGCACATGGCACAGCACAGTCCAGAAGAACAATTGGCACATGGACGCAACGTGCAATCTGGCCTGCAACACTGATCCGATTGACACTGTGCAGCTGAACCACAGTCACATTGCTCTCCTTTTTCCACTACTTTGTTCCCACAGTATTCGAGGTTATACATTTGATCAGGGTCTGGTGGAATCAACAAGCAAGGTGAGTCCTTTCGATTGAAATACCTATGGTAACTGCAGTTGCTAAACTTATCAGTCCGTGAGTGCCAAGCAGCCATAATGCAGGCACGTCGGTCACATTTACAGTCCAAACTATCATGGGGCATGCCAAGATTATGCCCAAATTCATGAGCAAATagcacagaaaaatcaaacaaattgaAATATATTGATACTTCAAGAGCAGTGGCCCAATATTTACTACAAATTTGTCCTACATATGCTAGTCCAATAGTACTTCCATACGACCTGTATACAATTAAGTGAGCAGCATCATTCTTTAGATGGTTAAGTAGAGTGTTACGGCTCCATATACTAAAAGCTTTAAGTGTGGCGCCTATTCCACTATCAACATCTATGAGGTTCTTTTCTGACCATATCTCCAGTCCTGCTATAGACACTTCAACTAAAAATGGCTCAAAGAATGAATTTACCATATGGATGGTCTCAAGAAGTTTCATAGCAATATcagtttcatttttattaaacTTAACATATCGTTCATGCTCCACCACAAATGCCACTTCTGCATGTCTCTTGTGTGGCCACCAGAGTCCTGCTGGAGCACTTTTGACAGCCACATGCTCTGCGTCCTGGATCATGGCCTCTTGATGCCTTTGCTCTTCCTCCGTCAACCCACACCTCATGTGCATGGCACCCTCCTCTATTTCCAGCCGATACACCACATGCTGAAAGGTAGCAGATGGCTGGACAGGTTCAATTTGATATGTCTCATTGTTAAGTTGTAACAGGCCCCTGAGTCCCCCTGAGCAAGTGCTGAGAGTGACTGAAGAGAGAGGCTTGTCCTGTATGAAGCCACTGTAGAAACAATCATCCCTGATGTAATGATAGTCACTCAGGAGGTCCCCTTCCTTATTGTACATGAAGATGGGGAAGCGTTTAGGAACAATGCCCTTCTTCTGCTTGAGATGCACCACCTGGCCCTTCCCCTCAATCTGTAGTAGGTAGCTGACATCCTGGGTTTCCTGTAGTCCATACTTGAAGCTCAGTTTCCTTGGGATGGTCACCTCATAAGAGGCATACCTAAAGCCCTGAGGTGGTGTCTGGCCGCCAGGCACACTCAGGACATTCCTCAAGAACATAATGAGCAGCCATGCCAGGCTGCCACTCATTTTCCCAGAAAGAGGAAATTATCTCTTGAAGCACCACCTCTGGCATCTTATCCCTGAAAGGGAAGCTCCAAACAGTTGTTACCAGGTTAGTAGATAGATGGGAAGGAGGCTATATGTGAATTAGAAGAGGAGGAAGATATGTTGCCTAGAAACTGCCAGTGTGCTCCATCTGTGGAATGTGGGCGGAGCTTGGAGTATCAAAGAAGGAACAGAATGGCAGAGGAAGAGCAGGGAAGAAAACATTCCTAAGAAGTTTCTGCCTGGGAGGGttgcaggaagaagaggggggggggaaagagagtctTATAACACCCCATGGACGAACAAGTTCTATTTCAGCATCAGTCAGTGGACATGAGGCCACTGTATACAGGGATGGGTCATAATCCTCAGTTGTCACGTGTGGAACATTAAAAGTACTTTCTGTGACAATTCAgctaggacttccgggttagcgccatcacctaatggcggattccctccgagctccagagggaattggcttagtaggggtcgggtcctgccacggcggcgatgcggggaccctcagaaaccacaggcgctgaagcctgtggacctggtgactcggcgggcaccatttgcgcccccccgacccgcgaaggagcctttttaaaggctccggaacgggggacggagagcggtgcggtgctgagagtcgactgcttcccctactgagtgaagccgcatgccatggacggagagcgctgacttctttctctgaacatttggactaaaagtaacaacccgtgagtaatacggaaattggacttaaaaaagggaaaattttcttgggaattaggcacgaccggggaaggcgcaaagaggaagtccgcctacccgccttgtaaacatcttaaagcaaggattttataactaaggttgagagaacacctttctcttttgtggataaaagcaattaactccacgttttggcaatataagtgattgtgctggaggataagagctaatattgagagcggaattgtcacccctcccccaggacccgggagcgatcggtgagagagcctgctgaagagatatagaagactttgacagctgtcaaactagctgtcaaagttgggaaaaaaggagaactttgtttctgttgtctttgctggttatatttgttacaatttggtaataaattgttaaaaataaagaagaaaaggctaatttgaattttgggttggaactcgaagatactaagaaaccagaacccctctagagggggttcagggacattacaagaatggctgtaagtggaaaaatactggctgaactggagaggacttttttcctcttgggaaagttacaagaacaaagtgatgttttgcctacaaatgttacaacactgaatgaaacagtaaataaaactactgagcctggaagggacttgactcaagtctttgcagctgaacaaaaagtttttgcagctgaactaaaaatttctgcagctgaacaagaaaataaatctgagaaatttgagaatgtgaggaaagagatacatgatgatttgaaggaaaaggaaggaggagctataatgccacagatgattaaggagagccagaggccggttaagatggatacaaaggaaaataagaacaggatgctgaaaatttggtttgaattgaagaatggagaatggagagatctccttatgtggagatctgaagacctatggattacaaacctggctaaagtggaaactggagcttttgggacatttggacttaagagaagcaagaaacaagatttcgactccacttttaaatatggaggtcttgctggaagaaacatgaaccttattgggacagagcttcttcgagatttggtgtccaatataaaggactatcaaaaaaaccggcagagaggaattgagagagaattaagagcctcggacgtgaggtcgccaggctgacagcagatagactgatggacatttgttggggttcgaaaccgggaaagggggggtggggctttgggaatccaaagggtgtacaattatactctgtttccttttattttgttttgctactaatataaaaatggggaattcgtggaagggaattggggtcgaccttagaaaaagatttttaagaataagcactgatgtataaagactgaggtttataagttaaaattggttaactaaaatgaattaaatataataaggtaaaatttggggacaagaacttgctgagataaaaattggaactggaatacaagaaggggagatgtggggaagtcaaggaaatttgttattgaaagtaaggaatgtaaattttatgtgtttttaattgtttttttgttttttctctattttttgaaaatttcaataaatatctataaaaaaaagacaattcagctagtttttaaatatatgcaaaacataaaaataactgGTGATAGAACAATCATCTTTGCATTGCTGAGTTCCTTATCAGCTCTGAGGCAAAAGCTCCTCTTCACTTGGCCAGGTGAAGAAGCCCAGGTGAGCAATGTGCTTCTTCTAGCCACAGTTTTTACTTGTCCACCTCGTTCAGAGAAGGGAAGCCAGCAGGGAGTGCTGGCCACCACCTCAGTCAAAACCACCCAAAAGAGTGAATGGCCCCTCTAATCCCTCCCAAGCCCCTCAGAATCTTCCTTTTCTGCACACCAACCTGCATCCTCCCTTAGTGGGAGATTCCATGCGCCCCTTTTGACTGTAGATACAACAAGAGATTCATTCTGGATCTTCTGCATACAATATATGGTGTACACCACTGAACCATGGATCTTCCCATCCTTAATTAGGTAAGGGAAGTTAAAACCCTTAGGGTCATGTGAAATATTTTAGAAAGGGGATCTAGCATTATTGGAGAGCATCTTACCTTCTAGTTTTATCCAAAAGTGTTTTGGCTTCCCTAAATATAGTTCATTTTGAGGAATACCCCAATTTATTTCAAAGTCTGCTCTAACTGAGAATTTGAGATAATCTAGAATACTCTTTACTTGGTTTTCCAGTATaagatttataaaatatttaatctGTGAGGtgcaaaaaatattttgcatttatatgcacTGGTGATTTACGTGTAATGGGAGTTAAATACAGGGGGATTTGTAAACCCTGTATAAGCTCAGAGGGCAAATAAGGCCTACCTTTTGACCTCGGTGAAAGCTGGTTTCCCATAATATTCTCCCTCACAGTTGTGTTGTGTCTGAATACTTCAATTAGAAATAGGCAAGTTATTCTGAGCTCACTTCAGATTAACTTGAAAATGTTCTGAGACCTTCCCCCCAAATCAGAAGATCTTAGTGAAAGATAGAACTAATCAGCACATAGAGCTGGATCTTCAGCTAGTGGAATATTTTCTCCCCAAAGCTACAAAGATCTAAAAAGCAACGCTCTAATTTGCTACTTATTAGAATCAGCCAGACTGACCATTACAtgatggtggggggtggggggggatgacAGCCTACTGGTATAACAAAATGTGGAATATTGTGCTAGTGGGAAAACTGTCAAACAAAGTAAGAATaaccaaggttgttgttgttgtttttaaggccaAGCTTCTTGATGGAATAGTTTGGTTTTCTTATATACATTACAAGGCAGCAATCATCCTGGACAACAGTATGCCAGGGTGCAAAAGCCCAGGGGATCATGGGTAAGCTGGGCATTGTAGGCAACTAAGTGAAATTCAGAGTCGAAGGAAAGCAATGGGCATAATCCAGTCCATAAATTGCaaaaggtctactctgagtatgactccAGCTCAAGGGTTTTATAAATCTCTTATCTCCATGATTCTATGGAGAAACAAGACTAGAACATGAAGACATTCAGTGAAGCTTAAAGATGGAAGATTCCGGACAGCTGAAGGGATTTATGAAGCTCATATCTCCTTTGAAGCCAGATTTTACTTCACTGGCACCCATTGCAGTTGCCATGAGCATGGAGCCAATTTTCCTGGTCTTTCCCACATGACCAGCACTGCTTTCTGTCAGTTGCTGATGATGTGAGAAAGACAGGCATGCAAGAGAGGATATGATAGAGGAGTGtgaaacagtctcccttgggaggtggtggactttccttccttggaggtttttaagcagaggttggatgaccctctgtcatggatgctttagctgagattcctgcattggaaggggttggactagatgaaccttgagaGCCTTTCAACCCATGATTGTATGGAGAAACAAGGCTAGAACATGAAGACATTCATTGAAGCTGAAGGAttcaagattcaggacagacagaacCATTTACATAGTGCATACTTAAACTATAGAATTTGTTCTCAAAAGGTACAGTGATGGTCACCAGCTTTGGTTGCTTTTTAGAGAGTTAGACAAATTCCTAGCACGTAAGGATATTAACATTTACTAGCCAcaatagaagaagaggagaagaagaagagtttggacttaaTATCTTGCCTTTCACTcctcttaaggagtctcaaagcggctaaccatctcctttcccttcctccccaacaacaaacactctgtgaggtgagtgaggctgagagacttcagagaagtgtggttagcacaaggtcacccagcagctgcatgtggaggagttgGGAagagaacccggttcaccagattacgagtccaccgctcttaaaccactacaccacactggctctgtatgACGTCCAATGTTGGAGCCAGTATGTCTCtgaacagggccagcccacctatggggcaaggtgaggcaaccacctcaggtaaggttgatttgatttccccagtggcgtagcgtgggttgtcagcacccggggcaaggcaagtaatttgcgccccctaacccgtggattttagcagggggcagagagctgcgagtgcgagcgcgcgccccccccagatgtagtgcccggtgtggccggccccccctgcacccccacgctacgccactggatttccccaccttgtttctgatgtagatcttcactctccCATTTCTTCCCAGTGGTGTCATGGAtagggcagaggaggaagaatggtggagaccaccgcTGCAGGCTTTGACTAGAGAGGAGGAATGGGCAGGTAGCATAGACTCCAGGAGTGGTTTGGCACAGAGCATACCTGTAAGGGAGATGAGGGGAGGGgagtt from Podarcis raffonei isolate rPodRaf1 chromosome 4, rPodRaf1.pri, whole genome shotgun sequence includes these protein-coding regions:
- the LOC128412341 gene encoding disintegrin and metalloproteinase domain-containing protein 20-like, with the translated sequence MSGSLAWLLIMFLRNVLSVPGGQTPPQGFRYASYEVTIPRKLSFKYGLQETQDVSYLLQIEGKGQVVHLKQKKGIVPKRFPIFMYNKEGDLLSDYHYIRDDCFYSGFIQDKPLSSVTLSTCSGGLRGLLQLNNETYQIEPVQPSATFQHVVYRLEIEEGAMHMRCGLTEEEQRHQEAMIQDAEHVAVKSAPAGLWWPHKRHAEVAFVVEHERYVKFNKNETDIAMKLLETIHMVNSFFEPFLVEVSIAGLEIWSEKNLIDVDSGIGATLKAFSIWSRNTLLNHLKNDAAHLIVYRSYGSTIGLAYVGQICSKYWATALEVSIYFNLFDFSVLFAHEFGHNLGMPHDSLDCKCDRRACIMAAWHSRTDKFSNCSYHRYFNRKDSPCLLIPPDPDQMYNLEYCGNKVVEKGEQCDCGSAAQCQSDQCCRPDCTLRPCANCSSGLCCAMCKYRPAGSICRKSIGICDLPEFCTGTSDQCPEDVYVQDGAPCGDGVYCYHGRCTTPNGQCKKIFGKKTVRASEDCFRGLNVQGDRFGNCGLEHGIFKKCNAENILCGRMQCSNIHSVPTLEEHQTIIQTTIGKSNCWATDYHSGMEVADLGAVEDGTPCGTGMMCISRECKNVSLLQYDCNFKKCNNRGICNNYKHCHCSYGWAPPDCQKKGHGGSIDSGPISKNWNGVIVGSIVGSVLVLSTVTAAVGMGVYYRFVLSNKVRRKSSRISPS